The Arvicola amphibius chromosome 6, mArvAmp1.2, whole genome shotgun sequence DNA window aCTTCAGTCAGCTCTTTGACCAAGAATCTGAGAACCCAGACAAAGTAGACTTTTCTTTGTCAGATATAAGTGTGACCCAAGAGCTAGAAAATTTGCATTGGAGAGTAACTGTAAGACAGGTGGGAGATGGATCAGAGAGCAGATCTGGAGACAGCAATGGTAGGCTCTGGACCTGTAGCTGAGTTTCATGTTAGCAATTAAAGAACACATTTTACTAATGTTCATGCTAGTTCCGAAGCCTCACAGCTCCTGGTTCATCTTCAGAATAGACACACGTTTGCTCCCCAGGCTCCACATAGGACAGAAAAAACCTAGAGAGCAGTTCTGAATACAGATTAAAAGCCTGTCTATAAGTTTAGGCTCCGAACCAGGGTGTACATTGACGGGTGTCGCCACAGCACACTTCTGGCCACTGAAGCCCATTATGCATAGAATAGGAAGTCATTTGGAAATTTGCAAAATTCATATAAACAAGAAGGAAGACATTCTGTACTCTTGATTTCAAAACTGCCCAAGCTTAATTTAGCTCTTCACTGCCCCTTTCCTTGAGGGCTGTGTGAGCCATAGCAAATTTTGAATTGCTGCACGTTTGCTGTCTCCTTAGAAATGCTGTGACAGCCTCCCGCTATTATAGCTCGGAGGGATGTGCTCAGAAATGCAAAGCTGTTTCCATACATTCCAAGCACAGCATATTTCCAGACGGATCTACTACCCCCAATATCACACATATTAGCGCTAATGAGACGATCTAGAGATTTCCCACGCTGCTGCTCTCTTCCACTGATACTACAGATGACACATTGTGCATACGAATAAACCCTGCCCTTTGTCCAACACTAGTGCCAGTACCACCACTGTTGCTAGTATCAGGCCTGCATGCTGCACGGTGCCTTCTGCCTACCACAGACAGAATTTACATGACACAGGGGGGATGGCAAATAGCATTTCCTGAGAGTCAGCTCGAAATGACTTTTCCTGTGTTGATGGGGTCTGTGTGTAATTGCATGTGTCTCCCATGTTTGTGTCTCTTTCTTAGGAATTAGAGGTGTTTATAGGGATTATATCACaggctttgtgttttattttactttgtgtagATGTGTATGCACAAGTTGGGCATTGAAACAAAAATTGGACTCAAGTAGTCAAACACTAAGGGCATCTGCAAAACAGATAAAGAAGTGAGAACCATCTGCTTCACTTACAAATGCTCTTATCTCTAGCAAAACGCTTCCTGGAAACATGTCCTAGTGCTTCTCCTTAAGACTCTGTGCTTGGGGAGCTGGGCATGATGGGGCATGGAGCCCAGTTCCAAGATTTGTGGGCCTTCGACGTGGGGTTACTGAGTTCAGTGTCAGCTTGGGCTAGGTGGTTAagcctggggccagcctgggctatatagtaagccTGTTtcagtcagtcaatcaatcaatcaaataaacaaaacaagtaagCAACAATAAGAAAATTCTTAGGCAGGTTTGTGAGCACTGCGGAAGGTCCTTAGCTGTTTTCTAGAATGGTGCTGTGAATAAGCCCCATGATTCAAAGCGGCCAAAATTTGGTACTTATTTCTGAGAGATAATCTGTCCTAGCTGCAGCATACACCATTGAAGAGCCTGTGGTGCTGAGGTGTATGTCAGTGCACTTCACACGCATTAGGATTTAATTCCATTTTATGATGTTTGTGGACGGAATCATAAACACGGCACCTTGCTGTTCCAGGGCTGGAAAGGTGAAATAGGAAGGGATTTAATCTGTTAGGTCTATTGCTCCTGATCCTTGGAGCTCAGAAAATGCCATGAACAATTCTCAGAACACCTTTGTAGTGAACTGTTCGCTCTATTACcctctctgttttttctttgcagATCCTTCGGGTGGCCTTTTAAAATAAGcaccagagacagagagcacCAAGCAGGAGCGGAAAATGTTCGGAAGACTTCTGTGTTCTCTCCCTACTTTTCCAGCCCCTCCAGCCCTGATTCCAGACTCAGATTATGTGATGTTCAGAGGGATTCCTTAATCCAAGTCACCCCTCAGTCAGGCATATCTACAAAAGATTGTATCCCTAATTCAAGATGGCAAGCCAGCCACCGGAAGAGCCTGTGGAGTCTCAGGTCTCGGATGAGCTGGAGTGCAAGATTTGTTACAATCGGTACAACCTGAAGCAGAGGAAGCCCAAGGTTCTAGAGTGCTGTCACAGGGTCTGTGCCAAGTGCCTCTATAAGATAATAGACTTTGGAGACTCCCCCCAAGGTGTCATCGTCTGTCCTTTCTGCAGGTTCGAGACGTGCCTGCCAGATGACGAAGTGAGCAGCTTGCCTGATGACAATAACATCCTTGTAAACTTGACTTGTGGAAGCAAAGGGAAGAAATGCCTGCCTGAGAATCCCACGGAGCTGCTGCTCACCCCCAAGAGGCTGGCTTCCCTCGTCAGCCCTTCCCACACGTCCTCCAACTGCTTGGTTATCACCATCATGGAGGTGCAGAGGGAGAGTTCCCCATCCCTTAGCTCGACGCCGGTGGTAGAATTCTACAGGCCGGCAAGTTTTGACTCTGTCACCACAGTGTCCCACAACTGGACGGTGTGGAACTGCacctccctgctcttccagacgtcCATCCGGGTGTTAGTGTGGCTGCTAGGTTTGCTGTACTTCAGCTCCTTGCCCTTAGGGATCTATTTACTGGTGTCTAAGAAAGTCACCCTTGGGGTGGTCTTTGTTAGCCTTGTCCCCTCTAGCCTTGTCATCCTTATGGTGTATGGTTTTTGCCAATGCGTTTGTCATGAATTTCTGGACTGTATGGCACTTCCTTCTTAATCAATAGGCAAAATAGGAAATTTGGCACATACGGCTACGTTCAAATGATGTACGTgcaatttgctttcttttgtattctctaCAACTAGTGTCTACAGCCTCAACAAAGCCCTTGGCCATACGTCTGTGGTCCATTTTCTGTCCAGATGTTGGCTTGATGGGTTTTCCTGGATTCTGAAAAATGTTTAAGAGACGTTCATTTCTACATAGGGATTAGCCAGGAAGCAAATTGTGTGTGCCTAGCTTTTTAGGGCACTCTGACAGTTGTGAGGCGTCTGGGAGCAAAGGTGTGGGCACAGTGAGTGCTTTCTGACAGGTACCAGGCAAGGTGGCAGGGTCCTGGTGTAAAGGTCAGGATGAATGGAGGCCTTCTTCGAGTTAGGGGTATCCCGTGATGGTGGGTAGATGTCAGAGGCAGGTTGCTCCAAAACAGATCAGTGTGCTTCCCCATTCTCTGAGCAGTGGAGCCCCTAGTCACCCTCAGGTGCTTTCTTTCT harbors:
- the Rnf182 gene encoding E3 ubiquitin-protein ligase RNF182 — its product is MASQPPEEPVESQVSDELECKICYNRYNLKQRKPKVLECCHRVCAKCLYKIIDFGDSPQGVIVCPFCRFETCLPDDEVSSLPDDNNILVNLTCGSKGKKCLPENPTELLLTPKRLASLVSPSHTSSNCLVITIMEVQRESSPSLSSTPVVEFYRPASFDSVTTVSHNWTVWNCTSLLFQTSIRVLVWLLGLLYFSSLPLGIYLLVSKKVTLGVVFVSLVPSSLVILMVYGFCQCVCHEFLDCMALPS